Proteins from a genomic interval of Gossypium hirsutum isolate 1008001.06 chromosome A09, Gossypium_hirsutum_v2.1, whole genome shotgun sequence:
- the LOC107889036 gene encoding zinc finger BED domain-containing protein RICESLEEPER 2, with product MSTEATSIKGSVTPPTSIDSENSGVGASSQANVTTGKRKATPQRSEVWSHFTKIINSEGASKAKCNYCQKEFCCDVKKNGTGSLKYHIGSCKKNPSNVVDPSQGQLVLPRKGVEEGEGHLSTWRFDQEACRKGLAQMVIDELPFKFAESEGFKKFMFVACPRFHIPSRTTMTRDVYQLYLDERVKIKQLLRSSCSRVCLTTDTWTSLQRVNYLCITAHFIDNDWKLNKKILNFCPISSHKGESIGMVIEKCLLNWGIDKLFTVTVDNASSNDVAIGYLRKKFNPRGGLVQNGKYLHMRCMEHIVNLIVVEGLKEMNKSVERVRGAVRYVRQSPARLQKFKECVVMEKIECKKMLCLDVCTRWNSTYLMLDTAQKFERAFERFEEQDTNFRAELERGEGWPSVDDWANVRNLRDFLEHFYEVTLRISGTSYVTSNNFLMSFLKLIFFYEMLN from the coding sequence ATGTCCACTGAAGCAACATCTATTAAGGGTAGTGTTACACCTCCTACTTCGATAGATTCTGAAAATTCGGGTGTTGGAGCTTCAAGCCAAGCAAATGTGACTACTGGGAAAAGAAAAGCCACTCCTCAAAGGTCAGAAGTTTGGTCTCACTTCACTAAGATTATTAATAGTGAAGGTGCAAGTAAGGCTAAATGTAATTATTGTCAAAAGGAATTTTGTTGTGATGTGAAAAAAAATGGTACAGGGtcattgaaatatcatattgGTTCATGTAAAAAAAATCCTAGCAATGTTGTTGACCCTAGTCAAGGACAACTAGTTTTACCTAGAAAGGGAGTTGAAGAGGGGGAAGGGCATCTTTCAACTTGGAGATTTGATCAAGAAGCATGTAGGAAAGGATTAGCACAAATGGTGATTGATGAATTACCTTTCAAGTTTGCTGAAAGTGAAggctttaaaaaatttatgtttgtgGCATGTCCTAGGTTTCATATTCCTTCACGAACTACTATGACTAGGGATGTTTATCAATTGTATTTAGATGAAAGGGTCAAGATAAAACAACTTTTGAGAAGTTCTTGTTCTAGAGTTTGCTTAACTACTGACACATGGACTTCTTTGCAAAgagttaattatttgtgtatcactgctcactttattgataacgattggaaattgaataaaaagattttaaacttttgtccAATTTCTAGTCATAAGGGTGAGTCCATTGGGATGGTGATTGAGAAATGTTTGTTGAATTGGGGGATTGATAAGTTGTTTACTGTTACTGTTGATAATGCAAGTTCAAATGATGTTGCTATTggttatttgagaaagaaatttaaccctcgagggggtttagttcaaaatggtaaatatcttcatatgagatgcatggaacacattgtgaatttgattgttgttgaaggcttaaaggaaatgaataaatcTGTTGAACGTGTTAGGGGGGCTGTTAGATATGTGAGACAATCTCCAGCTAGATTACAAAAGTTTAAGGAGTGTGTTGTGATGGAAAAGATAGAGTGCAAGAAGATGTTGTGTCTTGATGTTTGTACTAGGTGGAACTCAACCTACTTAATGTTAGACACTGCTCAGAAATTTGAGAGAGcttttgagagatttgaggagcaaGATACAAACTTTAGGGCTGAACTTGAAAGGGGAGAGGGTTGGcctagtgtggatgattgggCTAATGTTAGAAACTTgagggatttcttggaacactttTATGAAGTTACTTTGCGTATATCTGGCACTTCATATGTCACGTCTAATAATTTTTTGATGAGCTTTCTaaaattgatattcttttacgAGATGCTCAATTAA